The Armatimonadota bacterium genome includes a region encoding these proteins:
- the sigH gene encoding RNA polymerase sporulation sigma factor SigH, with protein MRIHKHIAGPRYDRLPDNMIVGLAQQGDICASEFLLYKYRSLVRTKIRSYFLMGAEKDDLLQIGMIGLWQSIMDYVPDKDISFLSFARICIERHVITAIKTATRRKQSPLNNAISLDYSVDESDVDFNLEEVLVSEIDLDPEDLLLRRESMKVLRETLQRLLSGFEWEVLKRYNLGKTYHEIAIDLACNTKSVDNALGRIKRKVSCNSAFMH; from the coding sequence ATGAGGATACATAAGCACATAGCAGGTCCCCGATATGACAGGCTGCCGGACAACATGATAGTTGGGCTGGCACAGCAGGGGGACATATGCGCCTCTGAGTTTTTGCTTTACAAATATCGCAGCCTGGTCCGAACCAAGATTCGCTCATATTTTCTGATGGGCGCTGAGAAAGATGACCTGCTCCAGATCGGAATGATAGGCCTGTGGCAGTCCATTATGGACTATGTGCCGGACAAAGATATATCATTCCTCTCATTTGCCAGAATCTGCATCGAACGCCACGTAATTACCGCAATCAAGACCGCAACCCGCCGCAAGCAATCGCCTCTGAACAATGCCATATCGCTTGATTATAGCGTAGATGAGAGTGATGTGGATTTCAATCTCGAAGAAGTGTTGGTTTCCGAAATTGACCTGGACCCGGAGGATCTGCTGCTTCGCAGAGAGAGCATGAAGGTCCTGCGTGAGACGCTGCAAAGATTATTGTCCGGCTTTGAGTGGGAAGTGCTTAAGAGATACAATCTGGGCAAGACTTATCATGAGATAGCCATTGACCTGGCCTGCAATACCAAGTCTGTGGATAATGCTTTGGGCAGAATAAAGCGCAAAGTATCCTGCAATTCCGCATTCATGCATTAG
- a CDS encoding prepilin-type N-terminal cleavage/methylation domain-containing protein gives MKGRKGFTLIELLVVIAIIAILAAILFPVFAKARRTAQASNCESNMKQIGNGLKMYLSDWEDTYPTNRLTNVSSFPMSTEVPLSINTTSGIYGDVGTPKINSSTGKPYRFVGPSAGSSVVPNPNGRGPNWIEALYNYIETVTKLSDPTSIWKCQSAAPVGRKNASFNCVSYAFNANMLEVGEGAVKNAGNLMMVRELDGYQYATIRPTNISRDGVTNPPGGSSNGENAQPNFPFLSSPDGYTYTNPAPNYKLHGVGSHILFADGHVKLIPLGVFTKDPDCYRCSGTNTDDDGVWFESEDKRIAITPD, from the coding sequence ATGAAAGGTCGCAAAGGCTTTACGCTAATCGAGCTTCTGGTAGTTATTGCGATTATTGCCATTTTGGCCGCGATTCTATTCCCGGTCTTTGCCAAAGCCAGGAGAACCGCGCAGGCAAGTAACTGCGAGTCTAACATGAAGCAGATCGGCAATGGTCTCAAAATGTATCTCTCCGACTGGGAAGATACATACCCAACCAATAGGCTAACAAATGTATCAAGTTTCCCAATGTCAACTGAAGTGCCATTGTCTATAAACACCACCAGCGGCATATATGGAGACGTAGGCACGCCGAAGATTAACTCATCTACAGGAAAGCCGTACAGGTTCGTCGGTCCCAGCGCCGGTAGCAGTGTAGTGCCAAACCCCAATGGCCGAGGTCCAAACTGGATCGAAGCGCTCTACAACTACATTGAGACAGTTACCAAACTTTCTGACCCCACAAGTATTTGGAAGTGCCAATCGGCTGCTCCGGTAGGCAGAAAAAATGCATCTTTCAACTGTGTCAGCTATGCGTTTAATGCAAACATGCTTGAGGTTGGAGAGGGAGCCGTTAAAAACGCGGGCAATTTGATGATGGTCCGCGAACTGGATGGTTACCAGTACGCAACAATTAGACCGACTAACATCTCCAGGGATGGAGTCACGAATCCCCCAGGAGGTTCTAGCAACGGCGAGAATGCTCAACCAAACTTTCCGTTCCTGTCAAGCCCAGACGGATACACCTATACAAATCCGGCGCCCAACTACAAGCTGCATGGTGTCGGGTCTCATATACTGTTTGCAGACGGACATGTAAAGCTGATTCCTTTAGGTGTTTTTACAAAGGATCCAGATTGTTATCGCTGCAGCGGCACAAACACTGATGATGACGGTGTATGGTTTGAAAGCGAAGACAAGAGAATTGCCATTACGCCTGACTAG
- a CDS encoding chemotaxis protein CheD, with the protein MDGGIARMGEVVFTRPDLSELKALGLGSCIGLCVFDPHIKVGCMAHIVLPEAKAGSTEVGKYADTAVPYVIKEMLARGALQYRMRVAIAGGAQLFKFDGSESKLDVGRRNAETVKRMLSKAKLKLIAEDIGGNQGRTLTMDAATGLVTVKQNGRDMKVLADLLS; encoded by the coding sequence TTGGACGGAGGCATTGCCAGAATGGGTGAGGTCGTATTCACTCGCCCGGATCTATCCGAACTCAAAGCCCTTGGGCTTGGTTCATGTATAGGGTTATGCGTTTTCGACCCGCACATAAAGGTAGGTTGCATGGCGCATATTGTTTTACCTGAAGCCAAAGCCGGTTCAACTGAAGTCGGCAAATATGCCGACACTGCCGTTCCTTATGTGATCAAAGAGATGCTGGCCAGAGGAGCCTTGCAATACAGGATGCGTGTTGCAATTGCCGGAGGCGCTCAACTTTTCAAGTTTGATGGCTCCGAAAGCAAGCTCGATGTCGGCAGGCGAAATGCTGAGACCGTGAAGCGGATGCTGTCCAAGGCAAAGCTCAAGCTGATTGCCGAAGATATTGGCGGCAATCAGGGAAGGACCTTGACAATGGACGCAGCTACAGGCTTGGTGACTGTCAAGCAGAACGGTCGCGATATGAAGGTCCTGGCCGATCTGCTCTCATAG
- a CDS encoding chemotaxis response regulator protein-glutamate methylesterase, translated as MDTLSSTKKRVLVVDDSVFARKITSDILSASPYLDVAGFAVNGLDALKKIKELKPDVVVLDVEMPKLNGIETLCRIMQECPTPVLMLSSLTTQGAAESMQALRYGAVDVMAKPNSSLGLGMSALADDLIAKVMAAADVEVSHLSPVAHAPSHPPPQSLRPAITNFPIVMIASSTGGPRALRTLIPDLTDSDGVAYVIVQHLPPGFTGPFARDLDTQTNLNVRESAEGDTLKPGDVMFAKSGFHTVFDKRGNVHITSDPPLWGVRPSADVTMASAVPVFRNRLIGVVLTGMGRDGANGMKLIKEAGGVTLAEHESSCVVYGMPRVAAEMGVVDVVVPLQEMAEAISATVWKVAQSQTRKLATV; from the coding sequence ATGGATACGCTATCCTCCACAAAAAAGAGAGTGCTGGTCGTAGACGATTCCGTATTTGCGCGCAAGATCACGTCTGATATACTCAGTGCCAGCCCGTACCTCGATGTGGCGGGTTTCGCCGTAAACGGGCTTGACGCTCTGAAAAAGATCAAAGAGCTAAAGCCCGACGTAGTGGTCCTCGATGTCGAGATGCCTAAACTCAACGGGATCGAAACCCTCTGCCGCATAATGCAGGAGTGTCCGACTCCGGTCCTGATGCTCAGTTCTCTGACCACACAGGGCGCTGCCGAGAGCATGCAGGCTCTGCGATACGGCGCAGTAGACGTCATGGCCAAGCCCAACAGCAGTCTTGGCCTTGGCATGTCAGCGCTTGCCGATGACCTGATAGCCAAGGTTATGGCTGCGGCGGATGTGGAAGTCTCTCATCTTAGTCCTGTGGCGCATGCGCCTTCGCATCCGCCACCTCAGAGCCTGCGGCCTGCGATCACTAACTTTCCTATTGTGATGATAGCGTCTTCAACCGGCGGGCCGCGCGCTCTTCGCACTCTGATCCCGGACCTTACTGATTCCGACGGGGTGGCATATGTAATTGTGCAGCATCTGCCTCCGGGTTTCACCGGCCCATTTGCCCGCGATCTCGATACCCAAACGAACCTCAATGTGCGTGAGAGTGCGGAGGGGGACACACTTAAACCGGGCGATGTCATGTTTGCAAAGTCGGGTTTTCACACTGTTTTTGACAAACGCGGCAATGTTCACATTACCAGCGATCCTCCTCTATGGGGCGTCAGGCCGTCTGCGGATGTCACTATGGCCTCGGCTGTGCCGGTATTTCGTAACAGGCTGATCGGCGTTGTCCTTACGGGCATGGGTCGTGATGGGGCCAATGGCATGAAGCTAATAAAAGAGGCTGGGGGAGTCACCCTTGCAGAGCATGAGTCAAGCTGTGTAGTTTACGGAATGCCCAGAGTGGCGGCTGAAATGGGTGTGGTTGATGTGGTAGTGCCGCTGCAGGAGATGGCTGAGGCAATTTCCGCTACAGTCTGGAAAGTCGCTCAGTCTCAGACGAGAAAGCTTGCAACCGTATGA
- a CDS encoding sigma-54 dependent transcriptional regulator, with product MDSKSILIIDDEAGLRDVMSQLFEDAGYDTAAAADGAAGLAAAKAGDFDLVILDMSLPKMSGLEVLSGIKEEKPDMPVIMVTAYGSTQTAIEAMRLGAYDYITKPFDLDELQIVAERALDQKRVIDENRFLRGELKKKYGFDNIIGTNPDVQRAYVMAAKVAPTNATVLITGETGTGKEYLARTIHYQSGRASGPFVKVNCAALSESLLESELFGHEKGAFTHAVTRHIGRFEIANKGTVFLDEIGEVSLSVQTKLLRVLQEKQFERVGGSETLTVDVRVIAATNRDLAQAIKDKEFREDLYYRLNVITLNLPPVRQRGDDIELFAHHFLKIYADETTKNVTGFSDEALEELRNHNWPGNVRELENAVERAVILCNSRMIRPEHLMLNHNNHPTPSVSSESVVDGISPMAPLRDLEKIHIERVLKAKGWNQSSAAQLLGIDRKTLRNKIKEFRLEKE from the coding sequence TTGGATAGTAAATCAATACTTATAATAGACGATGAGGCCGGGCTGCGGGATGTGATGTCGCAGCTCTTTGAAGATGCCGGTTACGACACTGCCGCTGCCGCCGATGGCGCGGCAGGACTCGCTGCAGCCAAAGCGGGCGACTTCGACCTGGTGATACTCGATATGAGCCTTCCCAAGATGAGTGGGCTGGAAGTCCTCAGCGGAATAAAAGAAGAAAAGCCGGACATGCCGGTAATCATGGTGACCGCTTACGGAAGCACACAAACCGCTATCGAAGCAATGAGGCTCGGAGCTTACGATTATATAACCAAACCGTTTGATCTCGACGAACTGCAGATAGTTGCTGAGCGTGCTCTTGACCAAAAACGTGTGATTGACGAAAACCGCTTCCTCCGGGGCGAGCTTAAAAAGAAATACGGGTTCGACAATATCATCGGGACAAACCCGGATGTCCAGCGGGCATATGTCATGGCCGCGAAGGTCGCGCCGACCAATGCCACGGTGCTTATCACCGGCGAAACAGGCACAGGCAAGGAATATCTGGCCAGGACAATCCACTATCAGAGCGGACGCGCATCAGGGCCGTTTGTTAAGGTCAACTGCGCAGCGCTGTCGGAAAGCTTGCTTGAAAGCGAGCTCTTTGGTCACGAAAAGGGAGCCTTTACCCATGCCGTGACGCGGCATATCGGGCGTTTTGAAATCGCAAATAAGGGGACTGTCTTTCTTGACGAGATAGGCGAAGTCTCGCTCTCGGTCCAGACAAAACTGCTCAGAGTCCTGCAAGAAAAGCAGTTCGAGCGGGTCGGCGGAAGTGAGACGCTGACTGTAGATGTCCGCGTGATCGCCGCCACGAACCGTGACCTTGCGCAGGCTATAAAGGATAAAGAGTTTCGTGAGGACCTCTACTACAGGCTCAACGTAATCACGCTGAACCTGCCGCCCGTACGTCAGCGCGGCGACGACATTGAGCTTTTTGCCCACCATTTCCTGAAAATATACGCCGACGAGACCACAAAGAATGTGACCGGCTTTAGTGATGAAGCCCTCGAAGAACTAAGAAACCATAACTGGCCGGGAAATGTTCGCGAGCTGGAGAACGCCGTCGAACGAGCGGTGATCCTCTGCAACAGCCGAATGATCAGGCCTGAGCACCTTATGCTCAACCATAATAACCACCCCACCCCCTCGGTCTCATCCGAATCGGTCGTAGATGGCATATCGCCCATGGCTCCACTGCGGGACCTTGAGAAAATTCACATCGAACGAGTGCTCAAGGCGAAGGGCTGGAATCAGTCCTCTGCAGCTCAATTGCTCGGGATCGACCGAAAGACTCTCAGGAATAAGATCAAAGAGTTTCGTTTAGAAAAAGAATGA
- a CDS encoding ATP-binding protein, translating into MAALCNVTSPERGVILLNKDHKITYANQRASEVFGIAMADLIGAALPSMIAGQPKSEIDVVEEVLDSLCGGTALVHRYSSPIFDSDGHVGGRVEIYSDITARRELEKEILDRNQELAELNRLLEEAQEQLIHSERLRTLGEMAAGIAHDINNVLGIILGNAQLAKRKITDNPAAAKCIDAIELAARDAAETVRRLKEIGKPPDTTGYQVIDISEIVKDLIQSAVPAWLDSGSNADSEITVETRLADDCRVLGNATELREALANLILNAAQAIECSGKIEIITSRKDNHVDLSVVDNGVGMSEETKQRIFDPFYTTRGAQGTGLGMSMVDAIAIRHQGKVLVESEEGKGTRVTLRLSSLSPSG; encoded by the coding sequence TTGGCCGCGCTTTGCAACGTCACATCACCCGAACGCGGGGTAATTCTTCTAAATAAAGACCACAAAATCACTTATGCGAACCAGCGGGCATCCGAGGTGTTTGGCATCGCCATGGCTGATCTGATAGGTGCCGCACTACCGTCGATGATTGCCGGCCAGCCCAAAAGCGAGATTGATGTGGTCGAGGAAGTGCTGGACTCGCTGTGCGGCGGGACGGCTCTGGTGCATCGCTATTCATCGCCCATATTCGACTCGGATGGACATGTCGGCGGGCGAGTGGAGATTTACAGCGACATAACAGCCAGACGTGAGCTCGAAAAAGAAATACTCGACCGCAATCAGGAACTTGCCGAACTCAACAGACTGCTCGAAGAAGCACAGGAACAATTGATTCACTCGGAGCGGCTGAGGACTCTCGGCGAGATGGCCGCCGGTATTGCGCACGACATAAACAATGTGCTGGGCATTATCCTTGGAAACGCTCAGCTTGCAAAAAGAAAAATCACAGATAATCCCGCGGCAGCCAAATGCATCGACGCGATTGAACTTGCCGCAAGAGATGCCGCGGAGACCGTTCGCAGGCTCAAAGAGATCGGCAAGCCGCCGGATACGACCGGATATCAGGTAATCGACATCAGCGAAATTGTCAAAGACCTGATACAAAGCGCTGTGCCGGCATGGCTTGACTCAGGCTCCAATGCTGATTCGGAAATCACGGTCGAGACCAGGCTTGCAGACGATTGCCGTGTGCTGGGAAACGCGACGGAACTCAGAGAAGCCTTGGCTAATCTGATCCTCAACGCCGCTCAGGCCATTGAGTGCAGCGGCAAAATCGAAATCATTACTTCACGCAAAGACAACCATGTGGATCTGAGCGTGGTAGATAACGGAGTTGGCATGTCCGAAGAGACAAAGCAGCGCATTTTCGACCCATTCTATACTACGCGCGGCGCGCAGGGCACCGGACTGGGAATGAGTATGGTCGATGCCATAGCGATCAGGCATCAGGGCAAGGTGTTGGTCGAATCGGAAGAAGGAAAAGGCACGCGGGTAACGCTGCGTTTGAGTTCTTTATCCCCCTCCGGGTAA
- a CDS encoding prepilin-type N-terminal cleavage/methylation domain-containing protein, whose amino-acid sequence MPARKKGFTLIELLVVIAIIAILAAILFPVFARAREQARKSNCQNNLKSCAVALQLYWGDYDGTLPSSAITGQTTYDNTKSTTFVSKVGYLPPKDNAVNETWTEVLYGHMKNKDVMFCPSDSITANDAAYNETASSASCSQVSYWYKTAMDYGWYNNGAKKEGSFTYNSDQICFYEHKAWHFGGNVLTNGVQINVAYMDSHVKTISLKDSALETITTEWTPTTSGEPNYYNYNFNESKAVTADCTNGSDPSKCGDKL is encoded by the coding sequence ATGCCTGCACGAAAGAAAGGCTTTACACTTATTGAGCTTTTGGTCGTTATTGCGATTATCGCAATCCTGGCGGCCATCCTTTTCCCGGTCTTCGCTCGCGCAAGAGAGCAAGCCCGCAAGTCTAACTGTCAGAACAACCTGAAGAGCTGCGCTGTCGCGCTCCAGCTCTACTGGGGTGACTACGATGGAACGCTGCCGTCGTCAGCTATAACAGGCCAGACAACTTACGATAATACAAAAAGCACGACGTTTGTATCAAAGGTCGGCTACTTGCCTCCGAAAGATAACGCTGTCAATGAAACATGGACGGAAGTGCTTTACGGACACATGAAAAACAAAGACGTAATGTTCTGTCCGTCTGATTCAATAACAGCAAACGACGCAGCATATAACGAGACTGCATCCAGCGCTTCCTGTAGCCAAGTTTCTTACTGGTATAAGACTGCCATGGATTACGGATGGTATAACAATGGTGCGAAAAAAGAAGGCAGTTTCACATACAATTCCGACCAGATATGCTTCTATGAACACAAAGCCTGGCACTTTGGCGGCAATGTGCTGACAAATGGTGTTCAGATCAATGTAGCCTATATGGACTCGCATGTGAAGACTATTTCGCTGAAAGACAGCGCTCTGGAGACCATCACAACAGAGTGGACACCAACAACTAGTGGAGAACCCAACTATTATAACTACAACTTCAATGAAAGTAAGGCTGTAACAGCTGACTGCACCAACGGCTCAGATCCGTCGAAATGTGGCGATAAGCTGTAA
- a CDS encoding FAD-dependent oxidoreductase translates to MDNKHYDVIVAGGGVAGCAAATAAAEAGCKTLLIEQIGYLGGCATAALVNPFMRYWASDGEILVGGLFQRIISMLGNAGGLLANSFDMETMAFTLQEMVIGSGCALRLHTFCKDIHYTDNGIALKTVSKSGEETFHCKRLIDCTGDGDLAVSLGAAFESGDENSLPQAVTLMFDVGGVDIVKTLTYVRDHPDQMRFPKFDPDVNITELADQVYSVAGYYDLISRARSAGEYNAPGDLIFFNARPRKGEVTFNTTHVGNVNGTNADDLTRSEIESRRQMMSIVAFVKKHVPGFENSYLLRSAANIGVRETRRIVGEYKFSASDVIGARKFDDAICRLSYQIDVHSGKGEGYTKEEAAVAEQGPPHGDWYEIPYRCLVPKGIKRVLIAGKCVSSTQEGHGAIRIMPACVAMGEAAGVAASISLENGISLKDVDPTLLKTTLRRRGAIL, encoded by the coding sequence ATGGATAATAAACACTACGATGTCATAGTGGCCGGGGGCGGAGTGGCCGGATGCGCCGCGGCGACCGCGGCGGCAGAAGCAGGATGCAAGACGCTCTTGATAGAGCAGATCGGATATCTTGGAGGCTGCGCAACGGCTGCACTGGTTAACCCATTCATGCGCTATTGGGCGTCAGACGGCGAAATCTTAGTGGGCGGTCTGTTCCAGAGAATCATAAGCATGCTGGGCAACGCAGGCGGGCTGCTGGCCAACTCCTTCGATATGGAGACAATGGCGTTTACGCTGCAAGAGATGGTGATTGGTTCGGGTTGCGCGCTAAGGCTTCATACGTTTTGCAAAGATATCCACTACACTGATAACGGCATCGCCTTGAAGACCGTGTCAAAGTCCGGAGAGGAAACTTTTCACTGCAAGAGGCTGATTGACTGCACTGGAGATGGTGATCTGGCGGTGTCTCTGGGAGCGGCATTTGAATCAGGTGACGAAAACTCACTGCCGCAGGCGGTAACGCTGATGTTTGACGTAGGCGGGGTAGATATCGTAAAGACTCTCACATACGTAAGAGACCACCCCGACCAGATGCGTTTTCCAAAGTTTGATCCCGATGTCAATATCACCGAACTCGCCGACCAGGTATACTCCGTGGCCGGATACTATGACCTTATCAGCAGAGCCAGAAGCGCAGGCGAATACAACGCGCCGGGAGACCTTATCTTCTTCAACGCCAGGCCGCGAAAGGGCGAAGTAACATTCAATACCACTCATGTCGGTAACGTCAATGGGACCAATGCGGATGACCTTACGCGCTCCGAAATTGAGAGCAGGCGGCAGATGATGTCGATCGTCGCTTTCGTAAAAAAACACGTGCCCGGCTTTGAAAACTCATACCTGCTAAGAAGCGCAGCAAATATCGGCGTTCGGGAGACCCGCAGGATCGTCGGCGAATACAAGTTCAGCGCCTCTGACGTAATAGGCGCACGCAAATTTGATGACGCAATATGCCGGCTTTCATATCAGATTGATGTACACTCGGGTAAGGGTGAAGGCTATACCAAAGAAGAAGCGGCTGTCGCCGAACAGGGTCCGCCGCATGGTGACTGGTACGAGATCCCCTATCGGTGCCTCGTGCCCAAAGGCATCAAGAGAGTGTTGATAGCGGGTAAATGCGTGTCGAGCACGCAGGAAGGCCATGGGGCGATCAGGATCATGCCCGCATGTGTCGCTATGGGAGAAGCAGCAGGTGTTGCGGCAAGTATCTCACTGGAAAATGGGATCAGTTTGAAGGATGTAGACCCCACACTGCTGAAAACCACCTTAAGGCGGCGAGGAGCCATACTCTAA
- a CDS encoding cache domain-containing protein: MLSKDPKYGLLHLVTKRDVYDVPEPNLLREMFPYVDVPRIVFDGRSVPMEPAQDFYITDTTFRDGQQARPPYKVEHIVKIYDMLSRLGGPNGVIRATEFFLYSDKDKEAVAKCLELGHKYPVVTGWIRATKEDFALVKSMGLRETGILTSASDYHIFLKFKKTRAQILDHYLDLVTSALESGLDAVRCHLEDITRADFPGFIIPFVQKLMEIAEQSGKVVKIRLCDTMGYGLPYAEATLPRSIPKIIHTMIHECGVPSEWLEWHGHNDFHKVLINATTAWLYGCSAANCALLGFGERTGNPPLEGAIMDYISLKGDANGVDTRVITEIAEYFKNEIDVDVPAGYPFVGMNFNVTSAGIHADGMLKNEEIYNIFDTEKILSRPARVNITDKSGVAGIAHWVNSYLGLKPEMALDKRHPGLLAIQEWVKEQYADGRVTSISDDEMLMQARMHLHEYFKSDFDRLRDHALDISEQIMLRLVEDPRIHTMNPAKIVPVLQKSLEQLQFIQFIYVIDIEGNKITENVTQPIYREQFGKFGLEENFAGRDWFIGALNAGPGEVYITDFYKSRITGALCITVSSAILDDDGEPIGVIGADLKFEELARAL, from the coding sequence ATGCTATCCAAAGATCCGAAATACGGCTTGCTGCATCTGGTAACCAAGCGGGATGTTTATGATGTCCCCGAGCCTAATCTGCTCAGGGAGATGTTTCCGTATGTTGATGTGCCGCGCATAGTATTTGACGGCAGAAGCGTGCCGATGGAGCCTGCCCAGGATTTCTATATTACGGACACGACGTTTCGCGACGGCCAGCAGGCGCGCCCGCCCTATAAAGTGGAGCATATTGTCAAGATTTATGATATGCTCAGCAGGCTTGGCGGGCCGAACGGTGTCATACGCGCCACTGAGTTTTTCCTCTACAGTGACAAGGACAAGGAAGCCGTGGCTAAATGTCTTGAACTCGGGCACAAGTATCCTGTAGTGACAGGCTGGATTCGTGCCACCAAAGAGGATTTTGCCCTTGTCAAAAGCATGGGGCTGCGTGAGACCGGCATCCTGACATCGGCTTCCGATTATCATATTTTTCTGAAGTTCAAGAAGACACGCGCCCAGATACTGGATCACTATCTCGATCTGGTCACGTCGGCTTTGGAATCGGGCTTGGACGCGGTGAGATGCCACCTTGAGGACATCACTCGCGCGGACTTTCCGGGCTTTATAATTCCGTTCGTGCAAAAGCTGATGGAGATAGCCGAGCAGTCCGGCAAGGTCGTTAAGATCAGGCTGTGCGACACAATGGGCTACGGCCTGCCTTATGCCGAGGCTACATTGCCGCGCTCCATTCCAAAGATAATCCACACGATGATCCATGAGTGCGGTGTGCCGAGTGAATGGCTTGAGTGGCACGGTCACAACGATTTTCACAAGGTGCTCATCAACGCGACCACAGCCTGGCTCTACGGTTGCTCTGCGGCTAACTGTGCGCTGCTCGGCTTCGGCGAGCGCACAGGCAACCCGCCTCTCGAGGGCGCGATTATGGACTATATATCTCTCAAGGGCGACGCGAACGGCGTTGACACGCGCGTCATCACAGAGATAGCGGAATATTTCAAGAATGAAATAGATGTTGATGTTCCGGCAGGCTATCCGTTCGTCGGTATGAATTTCAACGTCACCAGCGCCGGAATTCACGCCGACGGCATGCTGAAAAACGAGGAGATATACAATATCTTCGATACGGAAAAAATCCTGAGCCGACCCGCGCGAGTCAATATCACAGACAAATCCGGCGTGGCTGGAATTGCCCACTGGGTCAATTCATATCTGGGTCTTAAGCCCGAGATGGCTCTCGATAAGCGGCATCCCGGTCTGCTTGCAATTCAAGAGTGGGTCAAGGAGCAGTATGCAGACGGGCGAGTGACCTCGATCTCCGACGACGAAATGCTGATGCAGGCGAGAATGCACCTGCATGAATACTTCAAGAGCGATTTCGACAGGCTGCGCGATCATGCCCTGGACATCTCCGAGCAGATTATGCTCAGGCTGGTTGAGGATCCGCGAATTCACACCATGAACCCGGCGAAGATCGTGCCTGTTTTGCAGAAGTCTCTGGAGCAACTGCAGTTTATCCAGTTCATTTATGTGATCGATATAGAGGGCAACAAGATCACGGAGAACGTCACCCAACCGATCTATCGCGAGCAATTCGGCAAGTTCGGCTTGGAAGAAAACTTTGCCGGCAGGGATTGGTTCATAGGCGCGCTTAATGCCGGTCCGGGTGAAGTATATATTACCGACTTCTACAAGTCCAGGATCACCGGTGCGCTGTGTATAACGGTATCATCAGCGATTCTTGATGACGATGGTGAGCCCATAGGCGTCATCGGCGCGGACCTGAAGTTCGAGGAACTGGCAAGAGCCCTCTGA
- a CDS encoding DNA methyltransferase, translating to MSNSKKQDNTVDPRNSLNHLSNTQWMVETKSVWFSKPPRRDKLKSQHPATFAESDIIRLIEFFTKPEENVLDPFLGSGSTLVACAQCDRRGTGIELISQWADVARQRIADERSRYPQTVLEGDARLVMPNIDDESIDFTVTSPPYWMILRKDRDHKVKAERKAKGLQTRYSDEADDLGNIETYEDFLGELGKTFAQCRRTLKKKRYMCVVVSDFRHKSKFVAYHTDIIRTMESVGFTLEGITILAQDSKNLYPYGIPYAFVSNIHHQYILVFRKNRS from the coding sequence ATGTCAAACTCAAAAAAACAAGACAATACGGTTGACCCAAGAAACTCGTTGAACCACCTGTCCAATACACAGTGGATGGTGGAAACCAAAAGCGTGTGGTTCAGTAAGCCGCCCAGGCGTGATAAACTCAAGTCTCAGCATCCGGCTACGTTCGCTGAGTCCGACATCATCAGGCTGATTGAGTTTTTCACAAAACCCGAAGAAAACGTGCTGGACCCGTTTCTCGGGAGCGGATCAACACTTGTGGCCTGCGCGCAGTGCGACCGTAGAGGCACGGGGATCGAACTGATCTCTCAATGGGCTGATGTCGCGAGGCAGCGAATTGCTGATGAGCGCAGCCGATATCCGCAGACTGTCCTTGAAGGCGACGCCAGGCTGGTCATGCCGAACATCGATGATGAATCCATCGACTTCACGGTCACCAGCCCCCCATATTGGATGATCCTGCGTAAGGACCGGGACCACAAGGTCAAAGCCGAGAGAAAAGCCAAAGGTCTGCAGACGCGCTACAGCGATGAAGCAGATGATCTGGGCAATATCGAAACATATGAGGACTTCCTGGGCGAACTCGGAAAGACATTTGCGCAGTGCAGGCGGACGCTCAAAAAAAAGCGCTATATGTGCGTAGTGGTATCCGATTTCAGGCACAAGTCCAAGTTTGTCGCCTATCATACCGATATAATCCGCACGATGGAATCGGTGGGCTTTACACTCGAAGGAATCACGATACTGGCTCAGGACAGCAAGAACCTCTACCCATATGGAATCCCTTACGCGTTTGTATCCAACATTCACCACCAGTACATACTGGTCTTCCGAAAGAACAGAAGCTAA